Proteins co-encoded in one Theileria equi strain WA chromosome 3, complete sequence genomic window:
- a CDS encoding hypothetical protein (encoded by transcript BEWA_000220A), with protein MEIMNILIFTIGILGSVAVDPKGTSSGSNSLQLDIAKPSVNLFSQERSTSDDIPVVKITPKNNGSVTKIVEADLLVWESESGQTSHMATVYYDGETAVSVTVRYRDVDGKSFDRFFNKDNDEWERVNTEDQDDLLNMLKKKGQNTIAHTPAPAPAPAPAARSQQRSRKPIVLNLEESDSELFDMTEEDEGRATKRVYSARQPANGLTEVIEGDFELWKSDSDDKHCKSAIIYFDEDDEPQLAYFLLEDASGRLVARRQKRDGRWNTISKDDYEKAIEDMKLGAQLSGLKDIELDISDVDANVFTVENSNEGQASCKKCTPRPGNNLTEIFELNVPLWEGKPEESCEQVILYSLSNTALLALLQINKDTGRSTSRHQKKDNRWVVISQEDFDQVLTEMREGRAQLPVATTDKPQSQGGGSKIVTLSINADPDPTRFKAFDFYMDDVKTRMFTFSGGYNPVKIVDGNQNLLWRAMSGEKCRYILVHTPDRSYTFAHLFITTTIIVDDLFSHYDGKKWSMNDSKYRDKLKAIKVKTNRIANFRMDINQRTDTTQCKVVSTDFDGISAVLLIPTKGYHAVNVHFGSQVLWQAEKDGDRCTFAVLRIIDNENVLLSLTVRKSDHKFVSVIIIKNGDKWSYIDSKTYFSNLCSLDAAKALNQALTLDINLVPHESKCKSEVSTSKRFRSLTYYPCPRNYTNALVDGPCKLWSTNAHGERCVESQVHYNHGSYALCKFTVTNIENRSTAYYFVKEGGTWKKSGIDDFYQKLSNMGSNVPESYSLKVDENFGDGACGFCNFECDVLHSSLHVPSSQRFVDALIYDSHPFWVSASIDVGCVMIFVDYKDRFPLLARLRLSNYHDGDNIYFGMKNGRWTPINATTYDQHRESLELNIIKGRTPHGESCLQLLPESKDMKKAVLPRSSKFVTLDITEISSQHCTIIKCELDDVLTSLFFVNPEQPVGSIRDGPIDIWKSESESECIFASVAHNLDHENILVYLIVRGSDDTVGVECYMKDLNVWLSIDKSSYDEHINNLRLKTPFKATFTVDITSKEDNIMCRSTSVLLDDLPTSLFIPHSGYHATKIVEGKATVWVAKGDERCVYLSTRYQGGNPYLLYLGINSEDGRDAKHYEKKDSVWTEIEKTVYDNKLANLKTANIQFNTVKYRLIGLDIKSPAVYDFDVKKDDGPNSTVMITPRSGIKMVSVSEGNLGIWETISQGVHCLKVSVNMLDSRPTMASLFIADASGNTVLYIYTKKGGEWEFTQSADYNSSYRSYTTVVLDIGNYDKKLGLEVESFTFDGKKYTKYTPSPSSNLRIMTVMDGNQMIWDSSSDDECCADVTLFSDQTENLYCYITVLASEKGTSARCFVMNSGKWFSNSTYEFRPLVNKLFVNISSTVRATLDIGSEYNEYFKVVNFDMDDVPTRLYYPLGDFIVEKVVDGQTVLWNHTPGKPFKYAMAHYSDGKCVLIDIFFELGVPGSHIYYHRQQGGIWKSVSKGNYDAQFISMGVKTDIKSTFTLDATVAFDTDECKVISCEIHGIATYFYIPKSGYHATKVIDYGLDAWTPSGNERCIFFTAYLKNGVFSLFDVVKISGSSLSSDHFRRKFLRDDDPECDGSQWYQTNASINMNRWKPTTVWDGKVKKRFNKIKASVSVLNIDTVTDDRHFYTEDRYAQGTHVIRHTARFGKYITSVKHSDLEIWKTQDGMTCIDAFVYVERGTNKLLYLLLWNPKDSGKFSILHYRRESHTSWAKTTRRRYTAMLDSLMYLSFRYGFNMDVSAKTSNHACEIVECHIQDVPACLHAPRNKFQLNTISDGDSIIWKRRCDKRVVFATVYFQNGKPYLCDIIMKNFSWDVENVCFKKDLYGWTMITKKDYVRKLALIKFKAPYRATISVDVSNVPDTCRQINMTVDGSLVEIFMPLPGYRINKITDGINVLGAPREGQVFSFYARSDDTECVVGKHIPSRSAGSGQLEKDGTEWPNIAHQNMSFWRMKYFTPKIYDYSVQA; from the coding sequence atggagataatgaacATACTGATTTTCACTATTGGTATACTTGGGTCGGTTGCAGTGGATCCCAAGGGGACTTCCTCTGGATCAAATTCACTTCAACTTGATATCGCGAAGCCATCTGTGAACTTGTTCTCTCAGGAGAGGTCAACATCTGATGATATTCCCGTTGTAAAGATTACCCCCaaaaataatggaagtGTAACAAAGATCGTAGAAGCTGATCTCCTAGTATGGGAGTCAGAAAGTGGCCAAACTTCTCACATGGCCACTGTATATTATGATGGGGAGACAGCGGTGTCTGTGACGGTAAGATATAGAGATGTGGATGGTAAATCGTTTGATCGTTTTTTCAACAAGGATAATGATGAATGGGAACGTGTAAACACGGAAGATCAAGATGACTTGTTGAATatgttgaagaagaaaggCCAAAACACTATTGCTCATACCCCTGCTCCCGCTCCTGCTCCTGCTCCTGCTGCGCGTTCACAACAGCGGTCTCGTAAACCTATTGTTCTGAATTTAGAAGAAAGTGACTCAGAGCTATTTGATATGAcagaagaagatgagggAAGAGCTACCAAGAGAGTCTATTCAGCCAGACAACCTGCGAATGGACTTACTGAGGTTATTGAAGGTGATTTTGAGCTCTGGAAATCAGATTCCGATGACAAACACTGTAAATCGGCGATTATATATTTTGACGAAGATGACGAACCACAATTGGCATACTTTTTGCTAGAGGACGCTTCTGGCAGGCTTGTAGCTCGTCGTCAAAAAAGGGATGGTAGATGGAACACAATTTCTAAAGATGATTATGAGAAAGCAATTGAGGATATGAAACTTGGAGCCCAACTCTCTGGTCTTAAAGATATAGAGTTGGATATTTCTGATGTCGATGCCAATGTATTTACCGTGGAGAATTCCAATGAAGGACAGGCTTCATGCAAGAAATGCACTCCTAGACCTGGAAACAATTTGACAGAGATCTTTGAGCTTAATGTGCCTTTATGGGAGGGAAAGCCCGAAGAGTCGTGTGAGCAGGTCATTCTATATTCTTTGTCCAATACTGCTCTTTTGGCCTTGCTACAAATAAATAAAGATACCGGACGTTCCACTTCTCGTCATCAAAAGAAGGATAATAGATGGGTTGTTATCAGCCAGGAAGATTTCGACCAGGTTTTAACTGAGATgagagaaggaagagctCAGCTTCCCGTTGCTACCACAGACAAACCACAATCTCAGGGTGGTGGATCGAAGATCGTTACGTTGAGTATTAACGCGGATCCTGACCCTACCAGGTTTAAGGCATTTGATTTCTATATGGATGATGTCAAGACTAGGATGTTTACCTTCTCAGGAGGTTATAACCCTGTGAAGATTGTTGACGGAAATCAAAATCTTTTATGGAGAGCTATGAGTGGTGAAAAGTGTCGTTATATATTGGTGCACACTCCTGATAGGTCATACACATTTGCCCATCTTTTTATAACAACAACTATCATTGTTGATGATTTGTTCTCTCACTACGATGGCAAAAAGTGGTCAATGAATGACAGTAAATATAGGGATAAGCTAAAGGCCATTAAGGTGAAAACAAACCGTATTGCTAATTTTAGAATGGATATCAATCAGAGGACAGATACTACCCAATGCAAGGTAGTTTCCACTGACTTCGATGGTATTTCAGCGGTTTTGTTGATTCCAACAAAGGGGTACCACGCTGTAAACGTCCACTTTGGTTCTCAAGTTCTATGGCAAGCCGAAAAAGATGGGGATAGGTGTACATTTGCTGTCCTGCGTATTATAGACAATGAAAATGTTTTGCTTTCTTTGACAGTCAGAAAGTCTGATCATAAGTTTGTGTCAGTTattatcatcaaaaatggtgataagTGGTCTTATATCGACAGTAAAACATACTTTTCGAACCTCTGCTCGCTAGATGCTGCAAAAGCGCTGAATCAGGCCCTTACTTTGGATATTAATTTGGTTCCTCATGAATCCAAGTGCAAGTCAGAAGTTTCAACGTCTAAGAGATTCCGTAGTTTAACGTACTACCCATGTCCAAGAAACTATACCAATGCATTGGTTGATGGTCCATGCAAGCTTTGGTCTACAAATGCTCATGGTGAACGTTGTGTTGAATCCCAGGTTCACTACAACCATGGATCTTATGCATTATGTAAATTTACTGTTACTAATATTGAAAACAGATCGACTGCCTACTATTTTGTAAAAGAGGGAGGAACATGGAAGAAATCAGGTATCGATGATTTCTATCAGAAGCTTTCTAACATGGGTTCTAATGTTCCTGAGTCATATTCTCTTAAAGTTGACGAAAACTTTGGTGATGGTGCCTGTGGTTTCTGTAACTTTGAATGTGACGTTCTTCACAGTTCTCTGCATGTTCCATCATCTCAACGCTTTGTTGACGCGTTAATATATGATTCTCATCCATTCTGGGTATCTGCTTCCATCGATGTTGGCTGTGTCATGATTTTTGTTGATTATAAGGATCGTTTTCCGCTTTTAGCTAGGTTACGTCTCAGCAATTATCACGATGGTGACAACATATATTTTGGTATGAAAAACGGTAGATGGACACCTATAAATGCTACAACATATGATCAACACCGTGAAAGCTTAGAGTTAAATATTATTAAGGGTAGGACACCCCATGGAGAGTCCTGTCTTCAGTTGCTACCTGAATCAAAGGATATGAAGAAGGCGGTCCTCCCTAGGTCATCTAAATTTGTCACATTGGATATAACTGAGATTTCTTCACAACATTGTACTATTATCAAGTGTGAATTGGATGATGTATTGACctctttattttttgtaAATCCCGAACAACCCGTGGGATCTATTAGGGATGGACCCATAGATATCTGGAAGAGTGAATCAGAGAGCGAATGTATATTTGCTTCTGTTGCTCACAATTTAGACCACGAAAATATCCTTGTTTATCTTATAGTTAGGGGTTCTGATGATACCGTTGGTGTTGAGTGCTACATGAAGGATTTGAATGTATGGCTGTCAATTGATAAGTCCTCTTATGATGAACATATCAATAATCTGAGGCTAAAGACCCCATTCAAAGCTACATTTACCGTTGATATAACATCGAAGGAAGATAACATCATGTGCAGAAGTACCAGTGTTTTACTAGATGATCTTCCAACGTCGTTGTTTATTCCTCATTCGGGATATCATGCAACTAAGATTGTGGAGGGTAAGGCTACAGTTTGGGTAGCTAAAGGTGATGAAAGATGCGTATATCTCTCAACTCGCTACCAGGGTGGTAATCCGTATTTGTTGTATTTGGGTATTAATTCCGAAGATGGTCGTGATGCTAAACATTACGAGAAGAAAGATAGTGTATGGACTGAGATTGAGAAAACCGTATACGATAATAAGCTGGCCAATTTGAAAACAGCAAACATACAATTTAACACAGTGAAATATAGATTGATCGGTTTGGATATCAAATCCCCAGCCGTATACGATTTTGAtgtgaagaaggatgatGGACCAAACTCTACGGTTATGATCACCCCTAGGTCAGGAATTAAGATGGTAAGTGTTTCTGAAGGAAACCTTGGAATATGGGAAACAATTTCTCAGGGAGTACATTGTTTGAAGGTATCTGTGAATATGCTTGATTCAAGACCAACAATGGCATCCCTTTTCATAGCTGATGCTTCTGGAAACACTGTACTATATATTTACACCAAGAAGGGTGGTGAGTGGGAATTTACACAAAGCGCAGATTACAATTCCTCATATCGTTCCTACACAACTGTAGTCTTGGATATTGGTAATTATGACAAGAAGCTTGGCCTTGAAGTTGAAAGTTTTACATTCGATGGAAAGAAGTATACCAAATACACTCCTTCACCCTCTTCAAATCTGAGAATTATGACTGTGATGGATGGTAATCAGATGATATGGGACAGTTCCTCAGATGATGAATGCTGTGCTGATGTAACTTTGTTTTCGGATCAAACAGAGAATTTGTATTGTTATATAACTGTTCTTGCTTCAGAAAAAGGTACAAGTGCTAGATGTTTTGTTATGAACAGTGGAAAATGGTTCTCTAACTCTACATACGAGTTCCGTCCGTTGGTAAATAAACTCTTTGTGAATATCTCTTCCACTGTGAGAGCTACCTTGGATATAGGATCAGAATATAACGAGTACTTTAAGGTTGTTAACTTCGACATGGATGATGTACCAACTCGCTTGTACTATCCTTTGGGTGATTTTATTGTAGAAAAGGTTGTAGATGGACAAACCGTCCTCTGGAATCACACTCCTGGTAAACCCTTTAAATATGCAATGGCGCACTACTCCGATGGAAAGTGTGTTCTCATTGATATATTCTTCGAGCTGGGGGTTCCAGGGTCGCATATATACTACCACAGACAACAGGGAGGTATATGGAAATCTGTGAGCAAGGGTAATTATGATGCACAGTTCATTTCTATGGGTGTTAAAACAGATATTAAATCCACCTTTACATTGGATGCCACAGTTGCGTTTGATACCGATGAGTGCAAAGTAATAAGTTGTGAAATTCATGGTATAGCTACATACTTTTACATTCCAAAATCTGGGTATCATGCTACTAAGGTAATCGATTATGGACTTGATGCTTGGACTCCATCTGGAAATGAGAGATGCATATTTTTCACAGCTTACTTGAAGAATGGCGTATTTTCGTTGTTTGATGTTGTTAAGATCAGTGGATCTAGCCTGAGTTCTGACCATTTCAGGCGTAAATTCCTAAGAGACGATGACCCAGAGTGTGATGGTTCACAATGGTATCAGACAAATGCGTCAATCAATATGAATCGCTGGAAACCAACTACTGTTTGGGATGGTAAAGTGAAAAAGAGGTTTAACAAAATCAAGGCGTCGGTATCCGTACTGAATATTGATACTGTAACTGATGACAGACATTTTTATACTGAAGATCGTTATGCTCAAGGAACTCATGTCATTAGACATACTGCACGTTTTGGCAAATACATTACTAGCGTTAAGCACTCTGATTTGGAAATTTGGAAGACACAAGATGGTATGACTTGCATAGACGCATTCGTATATGTAGAACGTGGTACAAACAAGTTGCTTTATCTTTTGCTTTGGAATCCTAAGGATAGTGGAAAATTCTCTATTCTTCATTACAGGAGAGAAAGTCATACTTCATGGGCGAAGACGACCAGAAGGAGATATACGGCGATGTTAGATTCGCTGATGTATCTTTCATTCCGTTACGGGTTTAATATGGATGTTTCTGCTAAAACCTCGAATCATGCTTGCGAGATTGTTGAATGTCACATTCAAGATGTCCCGGCATGTTTGCACGCTCCTCGTAACAAGTTCCAGTTGAACACTATAAGTGATGGTGATTCTATtatttggaaaagaagaTGCGATAAGAGGGTGGTATTTGCCACAGTTTACTTCCAGAATGGAAAGCCTTATCTATGTGATATtataatgaagaatttttCATGGGATGTTGAAAATGTGTGCTTTAAAAAGGATCTTTATGGATGGACTATGATCACCAAGAAAGATTATGTTAGAAAACTGGCTCTGATTAAGTTCAAGGCTCCATACCGTGCAACAATATCTGTGGATGTTAGCAATGTTCCAGATACATGTAGGCAGATTAATATGACAGTTGATGGGTCATTGGTTGAAATATTCATGCCTCTTCCCGGGTATCGCATTAATAAGATCACAGACGGTATAAACGTACTTGGGGCTCCAAGGGAAGGGCAAGTATTTTCCTTTTATGCAAGATCTGATGATACCGAGTGTGTTGTTGGTAAACACATTCCTTCGCGTTCTGCTGGATCTGGACAGCTGGAGAAGGATGGCACTGAGTGGCCAAATATTGCTCATCAGAATATGAGTTTCTGGCGTATGAAATATTTCACGCCAAAGATCTATGATTATTCTGTGCAAGCATAG
- a CDS encoding subunit of proteaseome activator complex, putative (encoded by transcript BEWA_000240A), with protein sequence MEKKLNGVSVDKIEPLDTSVKENYSSFKEEITRQAITSLRERIPQKILYFNSVISENAKNGYLFNSNDLDKESYRRISGKDSASKKPKRSLDEENQTLVPSHKQIFNELEKIKLEASELIEILGNIKLWIQLNVPRIEDGNNFGVGIQEEVIQELTRVEDTAFNLYDAIVKYYMARAKLSTKVLKYPNVDDYGEAIRELDEKEWIHIKITKVDMRNNYSMLYDLLCKNWEKIVKPKSEDGRYRMTF encoded by the exons atggaaaagaagTTAAATGGAGTATCCGTGGATAAGATTGAACCCTTAGACACGAGCGTGAAGGAAAATTACTCCTCTTTTAAGGAGGAAATCACGCGCCAAGCAATTACCTCGCTTCGCGAGCGTATTCCGCAAAAGATCTTGTATTTTAATTCAGTAATA AGTGAAAATGCCAAGAATGGATACCTGTTCAACTCGAATGATCTGGATAAAGAATCTTACCGACGTATTTCCGGGAAGGATTCTGCGAGCAAGAAGCCAAAGCGGTCATTAGATGAG GAGAACCAAACTTTGGTCCCGTCTCACAAGCAGATCTTTAACGAACTTGAGAAGATAAAGTTGGAGGCTTCGGAGCTCATAGAAATT CTGGGCAATATCAAACTTTGGATCCAACTAAATGTGCCAAGGATAGAGGATGGCAACAACTTTGGAGTTGGCATTCAGGAAGAAGTTATTCAGGAGCTAACTCGAGTAGAAGACACCGCATTCAATCTATATGATGCCATTGTAAAGTACTATATGGCCAG GGCAAAACTCTCCACAAAGGTCCTAAAGTACCCAAACGTTGATGACTACGGCGAG GCCATCCGGGAACTAGACGAAAAGGAGTGGATCCATATCAAAATTACAAAGGTAGACATGCGAAACAACTACAGTATGCTCTATGATTTGCTATGCAAG AACTGGGAGAAAATCGTCAAACCAAAAAGCGAAGACGGCCGTTATCGTAtgacattttaa
- a CDS encoding hypothetical protein (encoded by transcript BEWA_000230A), with the protein MGKLTSPLCKFRRRSRALVAQAGADAGEIVVDESEDEIKIDNFREDYGFPVKETVKGCVLKQSPRREEQRSEVESCPFAKEFQAPTHHQDEQEQEQVDDEQQEHGNWQEDEEEPQPQVEEEEEEQDEQQEDQDSKESLSTLLTRLSSESVNLDNIKSMSLTLNNISSDLSMLQSYCTSRIQDMILSSNLAEKCMDSLVPFCAPSQSTELRPVDKLLTLGNGCFSDSSAPMVLNNTELQVVDVTKEEELKDPPTLPSGIKFVDDLNKMLDCWSDYSSPDRVNIFKLFNISAILRYLGDPRCVEIINNLGRKDLLSLPDSDQKWSQILRDASADKNVTLHPLPELPNKNVVSNCNVKLVDLPVIDNRVDEHAFKLYWSYTNKWLTKMFGPSFRHTYKFLQPTKKWYLALERTSQVFFLRLSKTLCCTQ; encoded by the coding sequence ATGGGTAAACTAACATCTCCACTTTGTAAATTTAGGCGCCGTAGCAGGGCATTGGTTGCACAAGCAGGGGCTGATGCTGGTGAAATTGTGGTTGACGAATCCGAGGACGAAATCAAGATTGACAACTTTAGGGAGGATTATGGTTTTCCTGTAAAAGAAACTGTGAAAGGATGTGTGCTCAAACAGTCACCGCGCAGGGAAGAACAGAGATCCGAAGTAGAATCTTGTCCATTTGCCAAGGAGTTTCAAGCCCCAACGCATCATCAAGATGAGCAAGAACAGGAGCAAGTTGATGATGAACAACAAGAGCATGGAAATTGGCaggaagatgaggaagaaccACAGCCACAGGTagaagaggaggaagaagaacaagaCGAGCAACAGGAAGATCAAGATTCAAAGGAATCCCTCTCTACACTCTTGACAAGATTGAGCTCCGAAAGCGTAAACCTTGACAACATAAAGAGCATGTCACTTACCCTGAACAATATTTCATCTGACTTGTCAATGCTCCAGTCATACTGCACAAGCAGAATACAGGACATGATACTAAGCTCAAACCTTGCAGAAAAGTGCATGGACTCTCTGGTACCCTTCTGTGCGCCTTCACAATCCACAGAATTACGACCGGTTGATAAATTGCTAACTTTGGGTAATGGATGCTTCAGCGATAGCAGTGCACCAATGGTTTTAAACAATACAGAATTACAAGTTGTTGATGTCacaaaggaagaggaaCTAAAAGACCCTCCTACATTACCATCTGGTATAAAGTTTGTTGATGACCTCAACAAAATGCTGGATTGCTGGTCTGATTACTCGTCACCTGACCGTGTGAACATATTTAAGCTCTTTAACATCTCAGCAATTTTGAGATACTTGGGAGATCCAAGGTGTGTGGAAATAATAAACAACCTTGGGCGTAAAGACCTTCTTTCTCTTCCAGACAGTGATCAGAAGTGGAGCCAGATTCTCAGGGATGCATCTGCTGACAAAAATGTTACTTTACACCCACTACCAGAACTTCCAAACAAGAATGTTGTATCAAACTGTAACGTAAAACTCGTGGATTTACCTGTTATTGATAATAGAGTTGATGAACATGCATTCAAGTTGTATTGGTCTTATACCAATAAGTGGCtcacaaaaatgtttggaCCCTCATTTCGTCACACCTACAAATTCTTGCAACCCACCAAAAAATGGTACTTGGCTCTAGAAAGGACCTCGCAGGTATTTTTCCTGAGGTTATCTAAAACATTGTGCTGTACACAATAG
- a CDS encoding uncharacterized protein (encoded by transcript BEWA_000210A), whose protein sequence is MTSPLYPFNATLTSNFAIPVVIVILGVVTVGFNVYGPGDLAWTMTLLGSTGALSNVLQHLRTFALLIHLSANKNGSMHEIKWNMRESGAKKTLGKEVVR, encoded by the coding sequence ATGACCTCGCCACTCTATCCATTTAATGCTACGTTAACGTCTAATTTTGCAATTCCAGTGGTCATTGTAATCCTTGGAGTTGTAACTGTGGGATTTAATGTCTATGGACCAGGTGACCTCGCTTGGACAATGACCCTGCTGGGTTCCACCGGGGCGCTCTCCAATGTTCTTCAGCATCTCCGCACATTTGCCTTACTTATACATTTAAGCGCAAATAAAAACGGGTCCATGCATGAGATCAAGTGGAATATGAGAGAGAGCGGGGCAAAAAAGACTCTGGGCAAAGAGGTTGTACGCTGA
- a CDS encoding short-chain dehydrogenase/reductase, putative (encoded by transcript BEWA_000200A) — MAQKILNPVASRTFTHLYEPFVRSVACFFLFLLSIVLSLAAEFFNLPKVASKSILAKLLGIGQDSGACVPIYLFQCLLIAALLLFYINNNLSCGARLPPDVLSGTDLSGKVALVTGGYSGIGLETVLQLLKWNCKVIIAGRSKTKATNAIQFLKSQTKVSDDHLDFVEMDLNNLTSIKNAVNLIISKYKSLDLLINNAGFASIKFSVTSLKLEEHFSANFLGHFYLTSLLLPLVEKVSGRIINVSSIAHHRYDPNTDDIFKTKSTTALRVQKFASYYGRSKLYNIWFTHALQRRLENSKSKVVTFSLTPGVVSTPLLYSIVNGNYYCIPRFLLPIFFKDTKYGAVTTLYLCVTPLPLLVPGAYYSESKLGFVSKHAHDFKREEELYTFAEDLVKKLT, encoded by the exons ATGGCTCAAAAGATCTTGAATCCGGTCGCTAGTAGAACCTTTACGCACTTGTATGAGCCATTCGTGAGGTCTGTAGCGTGCTTTTTCTTATTCTTGTTATCCATAGTGCTCTCACTGGCAGCCGAATTTTTCAATCTCCCCAAAGTTGCCTCAAAATCTATCCTAGCCAAGTTACTAGGTATTGGACAAGATTCAGGGGCATGTGTTCCCATATATCTCTTCCAATGTCTTCTTATCGCGGCATTATTGCTATTTTACATCAATAACAACCTATCTTGCGGGGCTAGATTGCCTCCAGACGTACTCAGTGGAACGGACCTATCAGGGAAAGTAGCCCTTGTAACTG GAGGATACTCTGGAATTGGTTTAGAGACTGTGCTGCAGCTTCTAAAATGGAACTGCAAAGTAATTATCGCTGGTCGATCAAAGACAAAGGCAACTAATGCAATtcaatttttaaaatctcaGACAAAGGTCTCGGA TGATCATCTGGACTTTGTGGAGATGGATTTGAACAATCTAACATCTATAAAAAATGCAGTAAACTTGATCATTAGCAAATACAAATCTTTGGATCTTTTGATAAACAACGCAGGTTTTGCAAGCATAAAGTTTAGTGTTACGTCACTCAAGCTTGAAGAACACTTTTCTGCAAACTTTTTGGGCCATTTCTATCTTACAAGTCTTCTACTACCCCTCGTAGAAAAGGTTTCTGGTAGAATAATAAATGTATCGAGCATCGCACATCATAGATATGATCCAAATACTGATGATATTTTCAAGACTAAAAGTACAACCGCTCTTCGCGTCCAAAAATTCGCTAGCTATTATGGAAGATCCAAGTTGTATAACATATGGTTTACCCATGCTCTACAAAGAAG ATTGGAAAATTCCAAGAGCAAGGTTGTTACATTTTCGTTGACTCCGGGGGTTGTGTCTACACCTTTGCTATATAGCATAGTAAATGGGAACTATTACTGCATTCCAAGGTTTTTGTTGCcaatattttttaaagaCACAAAATATGGAGCGGTGACTACATT GTATCTTTGCGTAACTCCGCTACCTTTACTGGTACCAGGAGCTTACTATTCTGAGTCTAAATTAGGATTTGTTAGCAAGCATGCCCACGATTTTAAGCGTGAAGAAGAGTTGTACACCTTTGCAGAAGATTTAGTTAAAAAGTTAACATAG